Proteins found in one Zea mays cultivar B73 chromosome 1, Zm-B73-REFERENCE-NAM-5.0, whole genome shotgun sequence genomic segment:
- the LOC100277083 gene encoding uncharacterized protein LOC100277083 — protein MSDPKYAYPYPAQGYYQGPYQGPPVMAPPQYAAPPPRREPSFLEGCLAALCCCCLIDECCCDPSIIFVS, from the exons ATGAGTGACCCCAAGTACGCCTACCCCTACCCCGCGCAAG GTTACTACCAGGGGCCGTACCAGGGCCCGCCGGTGATGGCGCCGCCGCAGtacgccgcgccgccgcccagAAGGGAGCCGAGCTTCCTGGAAGGCTG CCTGGCCGCGCTGTGCTGCTGCTGCTTGATCGACGAGTGCTGCTGCGACCCGTCCATCATCTTCGTCAGCTAG
- the LOC100277083 gene encoding uncharacterized protein isoform X1, protein MSDPKYAYPYPAQGYYQGPYQGPPVMAPPQYAAPPPRREPSFLEGWYVFPAGQLSDPLSIIPLPQVYCAGSVVSVLCG, encoded by the exons ATGAGTGACCCCAAGTACGCCTACCCCTACCCCGCGCAAG GTTACTACCAGGGGCCGTACCAGGGCCCGCCGGTGATGGCGCCGCCGCAGtacgccgcgccgccgcccagAAGGGAGCCGAGCTTCCTGGAAGGCTGGTACGTATTCCCGGCCGGCCAACTCTCTGACCCTCTCTCTATTATTCCTCTGCCGCAAGTTTACTGTGCAGGCTCTGTCGTCTCTGTACTGTGTGGTTAA
- the LOC100194043 gene encoding uncharacterized protein LOC100194043 → MAAAAALLLGEDGRGYELARRLEACGAWREWLGDDSAHAALAQHLTSPATWDAFLYPAASPSPPPRPLLLLQLRVRALLFDKASAALLLPPRGAAPVSLHSINANYLRLHGDDIYFSLEDEQEDNTQHQVHSRTAFSPSRDGSMLSQRHNRYEELPDTWYKPYADKFRIWHSKLHSGDKEIPKRTPEGMSDYLKICSVHKRKRAVFMDDPSISAPILENGPSLHSKNAGEFSNSTDELIPEIRFPSDCVPESAIPKTSGISRANKIEVHGVLDNLPAPSSRNTAMLERFGMVPEYYKTGNKYRGKDGSRVEGKSLSQEQALLMTKQLVARYLANSGFESGTVVSIDVLSEIIIKHICKLGRNLKLLTDSYRKQFSSIELLKMFLQTVGYSNIGSLMEITKMGNRVANYPIHQDAQVLQTQNAISIHAQQLPRQFPPQMLQNLTPQQQQQLQNLTPQQQQLLQQQQWLRRNQLCSPRGPLTMADKNQPMVNVKVENTMDSQIDVPYGSFTRQQQFNIRQQQQLLHQQQQQLQQQQLQQQQQQLQQQQHQQQLNQQQQQLQQQQQQLQQQQQQFTQQQQLQQQQQQLQQINQQQHLQQQQQQQLNQQQLQQQQQQMTMSGNQNAQLAQQFKQVSSMSAYGMRMPPVKVEAFHELVSGDSSLKHDNDPNKLTSPK, encoded by the exons ATGGCGGCGGCCGCCGCACTGCTGCTGGGCGAGGACGGGCGCGGCTACGAGCTCGCGCGGCGGCTGGAGGCGTGCGGCGCGTGGCGCGAGTGGCTGGGCGACGATTCCGCGCACGCCGCGCTCGCGCAGCACCTCACGTCCCCAGCAACCTGGGACGCCTTCCTCTACCCCGCCGCCTCCCCATcgccgcccccgcgcccgctcCTCCTCCTCCAGCTCCGCGTTCGCGCGCTCCTCTTCGACAAGGCCTCGGCCGCGCTCCTCCTGCCCCCCCGCGGCGCGGCCCCTGTCAGCCTCCATTCCATCAACGCCAACT ATCTGCGACTTCATGGAGATGATATTTATTTCTCTTTGGAAGATGAGCAGGAAGACAACACTCAACATCAA GTGCATTCTAGAACTGCGTTCAGTCCAAGCAGGGATGGTTCCATGTTGTCTCAACGGCATAATCGGTATGAAGAATTGCCTGACACATGGTACAAGCCATATGCTGACAAATTCAGGATATGGCACAGCAAGCTTCACTCAGGTGACAAAGAAATACCAAAGAGAACACCAGAGGGAATGTCTGACTATCTTAAGATTTGCAGTGTACATAAAAGGAAGAGGGCTGTGTTTATGGATGATCCCAGCATATCTGCTCCCATATTGGAAAATGGCCCTTCCCTGCACTCAAAGAATGCTGGGGAATTCAGCAATTCAACAGACGAATTAATTCCAGAAATTAGATTTCCATCTGACTGTGTTCCAGAAAGCGCAATTCCTAAAACAAGTGGGATATCTAGGGCTAACAAAATAGAAGTTCATGGAGTTCTTGATAATTTGCCAGCACCATCTAGCCGCAACACTGCAATGCTTGAAAGGTTTGGCATGGTGCCTGAATATTACAAGACAGGAAACAAATATAGAGGAAAAGATGGATCTAGAGTAGAAGGGAAATCTTTAAGCCAAGAGCAAGCATTGCTCATGACAAAACAGTTGGTTGCTCGCTACTTGGCAAATTCAGGCTTTGAAAGTGGAACTGTGGTCTCTATTGATGTTCTTTCAGAAATAATAATTAAGCACATATGTAAATTGGGACGCAACTTGAAGCTTCTAACTGACAGCTACAGGAAGCAATTTTCATCAATTGAACTCCTTAAGATGTTCCTACAAACTGTTGGGTACAG TAACATTGGATCCTTGATGGAGATCACAAAGATGGGGAACAGAGTGGCCAACTACCCTATTCATCAAGATGCACAAGTTCTTCAGACACAAAATGCAATTTCCATTCATGCACAGCAG CTTCCAAGGCAGTTTCCTCCGCAAATGCTTCAGAATTTGACAccacagcaacaacagcagcttcAAAATTTGacaccacaacagcagcagcttCTGCAGCAGCAGCAGTGGCTTAGGCGCAACCAGTTATGCAGCCCCCGTGGTCCTCTTACTATGGCAGACAAGAACCAGCCTATGGTGAATGTGAAGGTAGAGAATACTATGGATTCTCAAATCGATGTCCCATATGGGTCTTTTACTAGACAACAGCAATTTAATATAAGACAGCAGCAGCAACTATTgcatcagcagcagcaacagcttcaacagcagcagctccagcaacagcaacaacagcTCCAGCAGCAGCAACACCAACAACAGcttaatcagcagcagcagcaactgcagcaacagcagcagcaattgcaacaacagcagcagcagttcaCTCAGCAACAGCAAttgcaacaacagcagcagcaactaCAGCAGATTAATCAGCAGCAGCACCTtcaacagcaacagcaacagcaactAAACCAGCAACAacttcagcagcaacagcagcagatgACCATGTCAGGAAATCAGAATGCACAACTAGCACAGCAGTTCAAACAAGTCTCATCAAT GAGTGCATATGGCATGCGAATGCCACCTGTCAAAGTAGAAGCTTTCCATGAATTGGTGAGCGGGGActcgtcgctgaagcacgataacGACCCTAACAAACTCACTTCTCCAAAGTAG